gaTAAGAAACTTTACCCATTGAACTAACTGAAACCGATTTTTTGTATGAATTCTCAACTTTCACCTCTTATTGTTTGGAGCATCATCTAGTCTATTTCTTCTTGTTTTATTaataagttacacatgcatTTAATAAGTATTAAACTCATTATCTTACTCTCCATCTGATAATTACAAATAAGTCCTCATAAATTAGGTTTTTGGTTTTCCCGTGTTTATGGTAATTTATCGTGCTTcagtcaaaataataatatatatatatatatatatattaataggtaaaactaagagaaatctaattagatttcaattgaaattcaattagagtctaattttgcgccacgtgtccaatctaatctaagttttaaaatttttgtgccaaatgagttaattcaatgtaaaaaccggatttcaattagagtttgaTTTTGTGACATGTGTTTCATTTAgtctaagtttttttaatttttgtgccaattaagttaatttagtgtaaaaaacaaGAAGTTCAATACaagtaaaccataaaaaaaaaaaacataatttttgaatgattttatatttatgagcccttttttttatatagaactaaaaacaattcaagtttataagccatctatatatatatatatatatcccatctaatcaaaattttttaatttttgtgccaaatgagttaatttagtatagAAAACGAGaagttcaatataaataaatcataaaaaacataattatatatCTAACACAAATTAGAGGAaaagagagtttgaatgattttatatttatgagcctttttttgtataattaaaaacaatttaaatttataagtcatctatatatatattaatgggtaaagtttagagaaaatcaaattagattctacaattgaagtccaattttgcgttatgtgtcctaaattattatttttaaagcgggtttatttcttaattttggaatcaaatgtgggaccatatcataaatctccattcaagtgagttattatgtacaaaaaccaaagagtctagaattaatgaacataaaaatattttaaaaatggacaatttacattttattcctaataacattcttacaaaaccttttaaagagttaaaaatatatatgaatgactatcaataatatttaaattatatatgtaagaattataatatgtattttaatgtgtatcttttaagtatattcatgtatatgcatggggttacaagctagtaataataattaatggtgcttttttttgttttgtagaaACTACATTTTGAATGGGTGGAATTAATACTTTGTCAGTTGTTGTGGTAATAAATTATCATAGTTACTTCAAATCCAAGGATGTTTAAATTTCTCCTCCTTAGCCATCAGGATTTAATAGCCCAAAAATATGTCATGGACCTCATGGTTTGAGATAATGGTAAGACAGGTCTTATTGAATgactttcaaaaaataaaaataaacgtgTTATTGAATGAAATTTCTGGTAAAATTAATCTTCCATATTTTCTTCATATTAGGTATAAATGAAATGAATCCTTGGACCACGTAGCCGCTCGTGGTCTCGCATAATGGAATCTTCCATCTTCCATTCATATCACTTTTAGAAAATATGTGCTTGGTATGGTCAGCGtctcaagggaaaaaaaaaaaaaaaaaaaaaaaaaaaaaaaatccacagtAATAATACTATGTCGACActaatttcacaaaaaatcctAGACAGAGACGCAATTATTCATGGACTTGAGTGGCAATGGcctcctcaatttttttttttttttttgtactaatttatttaggtactaattttagcaatttagttcaataaaattaaatttggtcttctcttaacaatatattgatctgattctcaaatatatatatatatatatatatatatgattctttttcaaatgccataaaaaaatccatagatttaaaatttaaaataaaattacaagcccaaaaaaattaggtcaataacaaaaattaccaataacaaaactaaaaaaaaaaaaaagtccaattaATCAATTTTAGCCCAAACAAACAACTTGgcactttaaaaaattttaaacaaaatcatttttcctTTACCCAATAGCAGATGCATGCATATAAGATGAACACCGAGTTCCCTTTTCATAAATGATTACATtgtaatgtatttaaaaaataatgattttgtgtctttgtctttgttgactttttgttaatattaagtGGATgctaatttgaaatttcataatgaatttttttctttgtttatacTTCCACCTTTCCTAACTCTAAGTCCTGACTTCATTCCCAATCCTAGGGTGGCAGactattattaattaataaaaaagtaatattattgATGAATCCATATTAAAACCAGTAATAGATTGCTAGGATAGTAGGATTTATTatcaaattgttttgaaaaatattgtggacataacattacTCTTTCTATGATACTCACCTATAGTACAAAGCACATCACAATAGCTTATGACATTTAATTCGGGATTAGTGGCAAATTATGTAAAGCAAAAACCATCATGGAAGCATATCCgataatttattttccattcttGTTAAGCAGCTAAGAAGATTTTATTGAATACTATATAGTAAGCATTTAAGTATCATttaattctataaaaaaataagtatctCAATTTTATCTCAACACAAAGAATACATTGACATATATGGATCTGTTTGGgatctgtttattttgctgaaactgaaaactttttgttgaaagtactgtaaataaaggtaaaagttagctaaaagaGTACAAtaaaacccatgaatagtaccaaaaagtgcagtgaaacCCAtcaatagtagcaaaaataaacttatttaaGCTAGAGCCAAACACACATGGGTCTGTTTGagatccgtttattttgttgaaattgaaaactttttactgaaaatactgtagataaaggtaaaagttagctgaaatagtacagtgagacctatgaatagtaccaaaaagtgcagtggagtctatgaatagtagcaaaaataagctgaatagtaaaataagctggttTTTAAGTTGGAGCCAAACGCACAtaggtctgtttgggatccacGTATTTTGTTgcagctaaatttttttttgctaaaagtactgtagataaacgtaaaagttagttgaaatagtatagtgagacctataaataatatcaaaaagtacagTAGAACTTATGAACAGTGGcaaaaaaaagctaaatagtaaaataagctagctttttaatttttgctaaacACTTTGCACTCACTTCGTGTCCGTTTaacatgattaattttgtcaacttattttactattcaacttatttttgttactattcataggtcacATTGcaatttttggtactattcatgggttctaCTGCATtattcaactaatttttacttttatttacaatactttcagaaaaaaaattttcaatttcaacaaaataagctaaTCTCAAACCGTCCCTTCACTTGCAATCTGTCAGACAAGATTCATCCAATACTTGCTCCCAACAGACAgcttatattttcctttttaaaattttatatgttgtcctcccaaccaaacaatcTCAAATTAACATTACTTTCCCACCTATATAAGCATGAAGCATCCCATCCTTTCTTCTAAACAAATACACCAACTTCTCCACCAcacctatctctctctctctctctccctgcATTTCCATGGATGACatgacaaacaaacaaacctgtAAACCCTGTTCAACTTTAGCCCATCTAGGCATGCACcgagattcaaaaaaaatatccaaaaccAAGCCAAAGATACGCATAATTCACATATTTGCTCCCGAGATCATCAAAACCGACGTAGCCAACTTCCGTGAGTTAGTGCAACGACTCACAGGGAAACCCATGGAAAAGGGTTGCAACAAGAAACCAAGCAGAATTCCCCGAAGTGAAGAGTCAAGAAGTGCTTCATCAGACAAGCCAACAGTACAGACAAACAAAATGGAGCTCCCATCTGGGTTTCGTAGTAATTTGGATCAGTCAAGGGAGAGAATTAAGGACGAGGAAGAAGGGATATTGTGGAATGCTGAGCAATCAGGTGGGTTCTTGGGAAGCCTTTCAGAACTAGAGGATTATATTCAAGACCTTGGTGATGAATTCCCATTTCTTCCTTTGGATGCTTCTCGCTTGCATAGCATTGAAGAAGCTCAAATTACCTAGCTAGCTAGTCAAACCAATCAAATGACTCTTCtttaatatcttctttttttcttttcttttttcttttttatctatcAATGTTTGATCTCTAAGAAATTTGTTTTGATGGTGTTTAGCTAGATGGTTTCTCTAAATATATTGTATCTCTatctttttgattttctgaGATTTTTCTACTTATCTGTGCTGTAAATAGAAGGGCTATGCTTCAAGGATTCTCCTTTTGCAAAGAAATTGCAGTTGATTCCATATTTCCATATGATGATAACATTTAGATGTAATCGAAGCAACTGAAAATAGTTTCTTGACtttcgttttttcttttcttttctcaggAAAATGCATTTAAATGTATTAGGGTTTTGTCTCTTTCATTTTCATGTGGGGACTGGCCCTTTTCTTCTCTATGTGGGCCACCTTTGAGAATTTTTCTTGGTGAATGAAGCAAGAGCgtgcataaaaaaatatgtgtgttctagatatatatataaatgtattaCTTTTCTTGCAAGACTTAGATATATCTTTCATTTATATGAGTTTATTACTAAAGTCGTCTCCCACTAACATCAATTTGCAATAACATATATATCTCAGGCACATCTTCTAAGTTTGGCAAACCCTATTGAGGATAAGTGCTAGCTACAGAGTTGGCATAAGTAACACTAATCAAAATCCCatgtaatgtaatttttttttttttttagtagtacGTGGGCATTAATTAATCACTCATTTTTTGAGTTCACACTATACCCAATACCCACAGTAAAATGCAGTAACCATATATAGCTACAATATTagagtttttaggaaaataataGGCCTAGAAATGAATTGTGCTAAATTACATGATTTCTAtgcatgtgattttttttttattaatctttttCAATATGTTCTGTAAATTTAAAGGGATGGCAGTATCAAAGAATGTTGGAAAACATAAACACTTTTTGTAATGAAATTATGAAAACTGCACTACCAAAACCTTGTTAGTAAGTCTTGACATATCAACTATATATTTATGGAGGGTtttcattataatatatattgaaagtAAAGCTTGCACCTCTTAATTAGCCGGTAACAGTAGCCATTTTGttgcattttattatttgtaaaaCTGATTTATTATAGGTGAGAAAAGTTAACGGATAGCCTAAAAGGTGGtttaggaaatttttaaaaaactgaatttttatgaaaaatgaaaaagtaattgactttttttgttacaattttttatactttctataaaagtggtattaaaggttttttaatatatattgttcattaacaaatgctcAAAGAGCATCAATTAACATGACACTTTATGAatttaaaacttcttttttttttttttttggttgagaattaactagagaatattttatattttaaattttaattattttttgagaaacaactaGAGGATGAATTTGATTATACAATCTTCTCTGCCTTTTCCGTTTCTTTTTGGGGTGAGATAAAATCATGTGCTCACGCATTAGATTTGTTTGAACGACAGGTTTGATAGTGACAGATAACTTAAACAATCAACCATGACCGACACATTCATacactatatataaatatatatatatatatatatataatgagcaaattataatttatctaCTTTTAAAAGTGAAATGTGTGTTTCAAGCTGCAAATTATAGTGCTATTGATGATGTTTTTCTGAGATTATAAACTtatttaggtaaaaaaaaaaatgtcttgaacttttcttcttcatttttttccccaaaagcAAAGTTTTCAGCCAAGTTTTAACGTTTAACACTTGACTTGGAAACAGCGGCATGAAGTCAACATTTTTGGTAAACTTTATTCGCAAATTGCAATTTGATTCCTCTTGGGCGGCGTTTAAATTGGATTAAGTTGGCgattacaaaattgaaaaaaaaaaaaatagataaggaTGACGTACAGATACTAATACTATATACTATTTTGTAACTACGATGGCGTATTgtgttcatttcttttttcttttttaatggcTGAAAAGCGATAGAATGTGTTCGTTTATCAAAGCACATTACTTAGGTTTCACATGGAAGCAAGAAATAATGCAATAACTTTGACTTACATTACCTAGATACATTGTTACTCAGTATCTTGCccaaaagtaaaaacaaaaatgacataGTTTGTCTTTTTATGGACATATTTGTATATGCAAGTATTGAATTGCTTTCGATCAAACTAATTGAAGAGGGAGAAAACTGGAGGTGACAGATCCACTTAGATGGACTTTGACAGTGCTGGACAAATGGGCTAATAGTGAACAGATCCTATGTGAACGGACACAGGATGGACAGATCAAAAGGCCACACGGTACTCAATCGGTCATTATGTGGTCTTCAAGAAACCCTAAATGGAAGCGACTTGCGTTTCACAACTAACCCTAGTCTATAGAGTCccaatatgaatagaattctaaCATGAGGAGAATTCTGGAATATACGCACATTAATGGAGATcttccctataaggaaaagacttgttACGCAAGCACAGAAGTTTGgctctacactactataaaaacccaaagaccctTAGAAAACAGGTACGCATAATTGATCTCAACTCTGGCACTTTAGAGTTGCGAAAAGATTCTAACTTGACTTTCAGAGGGTATTCGGCCAACACCACGCCGATGTTCTCTGTAAGGTCTTTTCTGTGTGGCTCACTGGTAATTTTTCGGCATTatcactaatatatatatatatatatgagttgggttcaagttacacatggtataattctaagtaatgttacaccactcaatatatatatatatataggtaaagtttagagaaaattgaattaaaatttgaaattagaatccaattttgcaccAAATAAACATTGTCTTTGCATGAACAAAATCATCAAGGATAAGTGACCagccttttttttcctttcaactgTGCTTCTTTAATAGCTACAaacaaaaatactaattttagatagaaaaaaagaaccaaaattcAAACTGAAAAAAACAGATTTAAGAAAGactaaaacaaaaggaatgAGATGaacctaaaaagtaaaaagcaaCGTCTTGGACTTGGTGACTTGGAGTGGAGTTTGgcttaaaattcaaaaacgtgtataagcTATAGAGAAGGGAGAAGGGTCAGCGGCAATAACACTAggtttagaataaaaaatattttatctgaTGTATTGTGTTTCACTTTAAATATTAGTGATTTAGGGTTTactaaatttacaattatagtCCTTATTAGTGCGGGGCGGGGATAAAAATattaaacccatccccgccccgccccaagGTGCGGGGACAAAATATTGCCCCAccccgccccaccacctttgcggggcggggaaaacccgTGAGGGGTGGGGCAGGGCGGGGCAAAATTGTTATCCctaatcacatatactcaataaaaatatcctcacaacaaaaatcaccactacacattctatcttattaaaaattagaaaaaaaaatgatcataaata
The DNA window shown above is from Quercus lobata isolate SW786 chromosome 7, ValleyOak3.0 Primary Assembly, whole genome shotgun sequence and carries:
- the LOC115953927 gene encoding VQ motif-containing protein 25; the protein is MDDMTNKQTCKPCSTLAHLGMHRDSKKISKTKPKIRIIHIFAPEIIKTDVANFRELVQRLTGKPMEKGCNKKPSRIPRSEESRSASSDKPTVQTNKMELPSGFRSNLDQSRERIKDEEEGILWNAEQSGGFLGSLSELEDYIQDLGDEFPFLPLDASRLHSIEEAQIT